One window of Deltaproteobacteria bacterium genomic DNA carries:
- a CDS encoding D-tyrosyl-tRNA(Tyr) deacylase, with product MRAVIQRVSEASVRVHQREVASIGNGLLVFLGVAHDDGPEDVSYLAEKIIHLRIFADEQDKMNLSLLDVKGDLLAVSQFTLLADCRKGRRPSFAAACEPRKAARLYQDFVRRLRDRGVQVACGRFQEQMMVSLVNNGPVTILLDSKKTF from the coding sequence CAGTGATCCAGCGTGTCAGTGAGGCGAGCGTCAGGGTGCACCAGCGGGAAGTGGCCTCCATTGGCAATGGTCTGCTTGTCTTTCTGGGAGTGGCCCACGATGATGGTCCAGAAGACGTCTCTTACCTGGCTGAAAAAATCATCCACTTGAGAATCTTTGCTGACGAGCAGGACAAGATGAATCTCTCTCTGCTAGATGTAAAGGGCGATTTGCTGGCAGTTTCCCAGTTTACTCTGCTGGCCGACTGCCGCAAGGGCAGGAGACCGTCTTTTGCGGCGGCCTGTGAGCCTCGGAAGGCCGCGAGATTATACCAAGACTTCGTTCGACGCTTGCGGGACCGCGGCGTGCAGGTGGCCTGCGGACGCTTTCAAGAACAGATGATGGTCTCCCTGGTCAACAATGGTCCGGTTACAATCTTATTGGACAGCAAAAAGACCTTCTGA